GAATTGCTAATGGAATTTTACAAGCTACTGAAAAAGTAGAAGTAAATGTACCAGTAATTGTAAGACTTGATGGTACTAATGCAAAGGAAGCTGCTGAGATACTTAGAAATGCAAATATTAAAAACATTATTCCTGCAACTGATTTAAAAGATGGAGCTCAAAAAGCAGTTAAAGCAGCGAAAGGAGAGTTATAATGAGTATTTTAGTTAATAAAGATACAAAAGTAATTGTACAAGGTTTTACAGGAAAAGAAGGAACTTTTCATTCAGAACAATGTATGGCTTATGGGACTAATATAGTAGGTGGTGTTACTCCAAATAAAGGTGGGATGACACATCTTGGAAAACCTGTATTTAATACAGTTGAAGAAGCTGTAAAAGCAACAGGTGCAACTGTTAGTATGATTTTCGTACCACCTGCATTTGTTGCAGATGCAGTTATGGAAGCAGCAGATGCTGGTATTGAACTTGCTGTAATTATTACAGAAGGTGCGCCTGTTAAAGATATGATGTATGCTAAACATTATGCAGTAAAAAAAGGTATGAAAACAATTGGTCCAAATTGTCCTGGAATTATTACAGCTGAGGAGTGTAAAATTGGTATTATGCCAGGAAATATTTTCAAAAAAGGAAATGTTGGTCTTATTTCAAAATCTGGGACTTTAACATATGAAGCAAGTAACCAAGTAGTAAAAGAAGGTCTTGGAATTACAACAGCAGTTGGTATCGGAGGAGACCCAATTATTGGACTTAGTTATAAAGAATTACTTCCAATGTTTGAAGAAGATGATGAGACTGAGGCAATTGTAATGATTGGTGAAATTGGAGGAGATTTAGAAATTCAAGCAGCAAAACTTATAAAAGAAAAAATTTCAAAACCTGTAATTGCATTTATAGCAGGTCAAACAGCTCCTAAGGGTAAAAGAATGGGACATGCAGGAGCAATTATTAGTGGAAGTAAAGGGACAGCAGCTGAAAAAATGGCAGCACTTGAAGAAGCAGGTGCTTACGTAGTTAAATCGCCGGCTGATATTGGTGCTACTGTGGCAAAAGCTCTTAAAGAGAGAAAATAATTTTTACTTTTTTTCTCACAATTTTCTTTTTTTCTTCTTATTTTTTTGTATTCTAAGTTTTTTTTATTTAGTCTTTTTTATTTGTTACTTTTTTTCTCAAAAACTTCTTATTGTAATAAAAATAAAGTAGTTATGGCTATTTTTTTGCTATTATATTTATAAATAAAAAAAAGGAGATTAAATGGCTTTAAATGTAGACTTTAAATTAAAAGCACCAGAAAATACACCAGTATGGGTAGATGAAGCAATTTGTAAAAGTTGTGAACTATGTGTTGATTTTTGTCCAACGGGTGTACTTGAAATGGTACCCGACCCACACAATATTTTAGGTCAAATGGTAAAAGTTACTCATCCTGAATGGTGTATTGGATGTAATGAGTGCGAACTTGAATGTCCAGATTTTTGTATTTTCGTAGCAGATAGAAGCGAATATAAATTTAAAAAGCTTAATGAAGTTAAAAAACTTAAAGGAGAAAAATAATGCCAAGAGAAATTGTATCAACTGGTAACCAACTTGCTGCATTAGCTGCTATTGATGCAGGGTGTAGATTTTTTGGTGGATATCCAATTACACCATCAAGTGAAGTAGCACATGAAATGAGTAAATTACTTCCAAAAGTAGGTGGAGTATTTATTCAAATGGAAGATGAAATTGCAGGTATTTCCGTAGCACTTGGTGCAAGTATGAGTGGAGTTAAATCAATGACAAACACATCAGGTCCTGGTATTTCACTAAAAGCAGAACAAATTGGTCTTGCATTTATGGCAGAAGTACCACTTGTAATTACAAATGTTATGAGAGGTGGACCATCAACAGGACTTCCAACAAGACCACAACAAGGTGATATTCTACAAGCACAAGCACCAACTCATGGTGACTATAAATCAATTACATTGTGTGCTGGTAGTTTAGATGAGTGTTATACTGAGGTAGTTAGAGCATTTAATATTGCAGAAGAGTTAATGACTCCTGTTTTTGTGTTACTTGATGAAACACTTGGGCATATGGTAGGAAAAGCAGTACTTCCTGATAAAGAAGAAGTAGAAAAAAATATTGTAAATAGAAAAGTGTATGAAGGTGACCCATTAACTTATGAGCCATATAATGTAGGTCCAAACGAACCAGCTGTATTAAATCCATTTTTTAAAGGTTATAGATATCATGTAACTGGTCTTCATCATGGACCAACAGGATTCCCAACAGAAGATGCAAAATTATGTCAAGAGTTAATTGATAGACTATTTAATAAAATTGAATCAAGAAGAAAAGATTTACTTGAAAGTTATGAAGAGTTTATGATTGATGATGCTGAAATTTTAATTATTGCATATGGAAGTGTTAGTTTAGCTGCAAAAGAAGCAATAAGAGAGCTTAGAGAAGAAGGAATTAAAGTAGGATTATTTAGACCTATTACACTTTGGCCAAGTCCAGAAGAAAAAATTGATGAAGTTTGTAAAAAGTTTGATAAAGTATTAGTGACTGAAATGAATCAAGGACAATACTTTAAAGAAATTCAAAGAGCAAGTGGAAGAAAAGCTGATACTTTTGCTACATTATTTAAAGCTAATGGTAGACCAATTAGTCCAGCTGAAATAAAAGCTAAAATAAAAGAAATGGTATAAGGAGTTAAAATGGCATTTAATTATGATTATTATTTAAGAACTGATAAAATGCCAACACTATGGTGTTGGGGATGTGGTGATGGTATTATTATGAAAGCTATGATTAGAGCTTTTGCAAAACTTGGTTGGGATAAAAATGATATTTGTATTGTAAGTGGTATTGGATGTAGTGGTAGATTTAGTAGTTATATTGATGCGAACACTGTTCATACAACACATGGTAGAACAGTAGCATATGCAACAGGAATAAAATTAGCTAATCCAGATAAACATGTAATTGTAGTTGCAGGTGATGGTGATGGACTTGCGATTGGTGGTAACCATACAATTCATGGCGCAAGAAGAAATATTGATTTAAATTTTGTTTTAATTAATAACTTTATATATGGTTTAACAAATTCACAAGTATCACCAACTACTCCAAAAGGTATGTGGACTGTTACAACTCAATATGGAAATATTGACCCAACTTTTGATGCTTGTGATTTAGCTATTGGGGCTGGTGCTACTTTTGTTGGAAGAGAAAGTGTAAGTGAACCATTAAAATTAGAGAGAATGTTTATTAAAGGATTTGAGCATAAAGGATTTAGTTTCTTTGATGTTCATTCAAATTGTCATGTTAATCTTGGTAGAAAAAATAAAATGGCAAAAGCAAAACAAAATATGGATTGGATTGAAGAGAATTTAATTTCAAAAGCTAAATGGGATAAATTAAGTAAAGAAGAGCAATACAAACTTAAAAAAGAAGGTAAATTCCCAAGAGGTATTTTACATCATGTAGAAGAGCCTGAATATTGTGAAGAGTATTATAAAATGGTAGAAAAAGTAAGGGGTAACTAATGAAAAAACAACTAAGATTTACAGGAGTTGGAGGACAAGGTGTCCTTCTTGCTGGTGAAATTTTAGCAAGAGCTTATGTAAAAGCTGGAAAATATGGAGTTCAAGTAGGTACATATACTTCACAAGTTAGAGGTGGTCCTACAAAAGTTGATATTATTTTAGATGATGAAACAATTCTTTATCCTTATGCTGTTGATGGTGAAATTGATTTTATGTTAAGTGTTGCTGATAAATCGTATCAATTATTTAAAGATGGAGTTAAAGAAGGTGGTATTATTGTATATGAACCAAATCTTGTTTATCCAAGTGAAGATGATAAAGCAAGATGGAAAATGTTTCCAATTGAAGTAATTACTATTGCAAAAGAAAAAGTTGGAAATGTTATTACTCAATCAGTTGTAGCTCTTGCGATTGCAACAAGAATGAATAATATTGATAAAGATTTAGTATTTCAAGCTATGATTGAAACAGTACCAAGCAAAGCAGTAGAAATTAACAAAAAAGCATTTGAGCTTGGATATCAAGAAGCAGAGGAAGTATTAGCTAAATACTCTTAATCTTCCTCTTTTATATTTTTTTACTTACTTCTAATGTTAAAAAACTGATTTTATATATAATATTTCAAAGTAATACTAATTCCAAATAAGTTAATTACTTTAAAATGTTTAAAACTTCCATTATTTCAATTTTCCATTGGTATAATTTTCCATTGTCCATTTTCAATCTTCAATTTGTATAATAAAACATTCCCTTAAAAAAAGGAATGTTTTATAAATTAACTATTTTTTATAGCATTAAGAGCTCTTTGTAATAACTCTCCATGATACACTTCTTGGCGAGATATGAATAGTAAAAATTCTTTTAAGTTTTCATTTCCAATTTTTTCAGCTAAAATTAAGCATTGTTTTTCTGCATCCATCTCTTCTTCAATATTTTCTTTTAAAAATTCAATAATTCCAATATCTTCATATTTTTCATGTGGAATTGGTCTTGGAAGAGTTAATACTCCCATTTTACTTGCTAAGTTAGCAAATCTTTTAAGATGATAAATAGAATCATATGCTAAATCAGTAAATACAGAATTAGCAACTGCAATGTTTGAATGAACTTTTAAATAACTATAAATTGTAATTAATTCATACTCTTTAAATGTCTCTTCCATTAAGAAAAATACTAAAGCTGATTTTGAACTTTCATCAAGCTCAATTCCAGGTAACTCTTTTTTTTCATTAAAAGCTGTAATTTCACCTTCTAAATCAAGCTCTCTTAATTCTCTTAAAAAGAAACTATCATCACTTCTTAATCTATTAATAGTTGGATTATCAATTCCTTCATAAAATGCAAGATTATTATCTAAATCATCAATTAAAACTTCAAGTAAATCTTCTTCTCTTGTTACTTTAATTTTAGCAATTTCTTTTTCGTCAAAATCCATATTAAATTTTACTCCATTATTTACTGCATCACTCATTGCCCATACCATGTGTCTATATTTAAATAATGCAATATCATTTAATTTGTGTCTTGCTTCATTATCTTTTACCATTACTGATGCATAAATAAATTTAATAAAACTTTCGTGTTCAAATCTTATTAGTTTTTGATAGTCCATTAAAACTCCTTTTTTAATTTATTATATCAAAGGAGAATAATTTTTTATTGATATAAGTCAAGTTTTTATATATTTGATTGCATTTATATAACTTTTATTTTTAGCAATTTTTTTATATGCAATATCAAAAGCTGTTCCGTGGTCTACGGATGTTCGAAGAATTGGTAAATTTAAACTAACATTTATGCTTTCATCAAAATACAATGCTTTTAGGGGAGCTAATCCTTGGTCATGATACATAGCTATAAAATTGCCCTTTTTTTTGCTAAAAGCAGTATCAGGTACTAATGGTCCATAAAAAACTTCTTTTTTTAATATGTTATTAGCTTCTTTAATTGCTGGAATAATTTCATTTATCTCTTCATCTCCTAAAACTCCTCCATCACCTGCGTGGGGATTTAAACCTAAAACTCCTATTTTTTCAAAATGAGTAGAGTTATAAAAATCTAAGAAAAATTTAACTAAATTATCTTTTTTTATTTTTTTAAATATTTCTTTTAGTGGGATATGTTCTGTAAATAAAGCAACATACAATTTTTCACATCCAAGCATCATAATAGCGTCTTTTTTAAAGATATCTCTTAAAACTTCTGTGTGACCTTTATATTTAATACCTGCTTTATTCCAAGCTTCTTTATTAATTGGAAGAGTTGTAATTGCATCTACTTTGTTTGTTTTAGCAAGCTCAATTGCTTTTAAAAATGAATTAAAAGAATATTCCCCACTTTTTGCATCTACTATGCCTGGTTTTATTTCAAAATCTCCTTTAACTTCTTCTATTTCAAAATCATGTGGGATTTTATAATTTAATAACTTAGCAGCTTTATTTAGCATAGTTTTATTTATACAATAAATAGGTCTTACATATTTTTTAATTTCTTCGTGAGATTTAATGGCTATTTCTATTCCAACTCCATTTAAATCGCCAATACTTATTGCAACTTTCATTTATCTACTTTTTTAGCAAATTCTATTGCTTTTTTTAAATCATCTATTGTATCAATTCCAAAGCTATTTGTTTTTACTTTTATCATTTTTATTTTTTTGCCATTTTCTATAACTCTTAGTTGTTCAAGTTTTTCAATGTGTTCTAAATTTCCTTTCATTGTCACAAATTCATCTAAACTTTTTTTATCAAATCCATAAATTCCTATATGTCCATAATAGATATGAGGATTATTGTCTCTATTGTAAGGAATTTTGCTTCTTGAAAAGTAAATTGCAAAATTATTATAATCAATTATGACTTTTACAATATTTGGGTCTTCTGCTTCAATTTCTGAGATTTCTTTATAACAACTAACCATATTAAAGTTTTCTTTATTTTCTTTTAGGGTATTTTTTACTTTTTCTAAAATTTCAGCTTCCAAAAACGGTTCATCTCCTTGCATATTTATAATTAATTCATTTTTATCAAGTTTTAAAATATCACTTGCTTCTTTTATTCTATCACTTCCACTTTTATGATTTTTATCAGTTAAAATTGCTTCAAAGTTATATTTTTTACATACTTTAATTACTTCTTCTGAGTCAGTTGCAATTACAACATCATCAATTTCTTTTGCAATATTTGCACATCTAATAATCATAGGAATGCCATTTATATCAGCTAAAACTTTATTTGGAAGCCTACTTGAAGATAATCTCGCAGGAATTATAATCATTTATATCCTTTTTAGTTATAATTTTACAAAAAAAGGATGCAAATGGTTGATAAAATAAAAGAAAAAGTTAAAAAAGCAAAACATATTGATGAAAATAAAAAGAGTATTATTTTAGAAAAAATTGAAGAGTGGAGGAATGATGATAAAGCAGTTGCTTTAATTCCAACACTTTTAATGAAATATTATCAAGAAGATATTAAACCAATTTTAGATGAATTAGGACTTACTGATTAGGAATAAAATTGATTTTATATCAACCAAAAAATGGATATTGTTATAATTCTGACACTATGTTTTTATATGATTTTATAAGTAAACTTAATATAAAAGGGGATGTTTTAGAAGTTGGAGGCGGATGTGGAGTTTTAGGACTTTTAATTAAAAGAGATTTTCCAAAAATTAATTTAACTATTATAGAAAAACAAAAAGTTATGTATGACTTTACATTGAAAAATAGTAAAGAGAATAATTTAGAAGCTGAGGTTATTAATGCTGATTTTTTAGAGTATAAATTTGATAAAAAATTTAGTTTTATAATCTCAAATCCTCCTTTTTATAAAGGCACTTTAAAAAGTGAGAATGAAATAAAAAAAATTGCAAGATATGAGGAATATTTGCCTATGGAAGAGTTTTTTAATAAAGTTAACTCTTTATTAGTGGAAAATGGAGAGTTTATTTTTTGTTATGATGCTAAAAGAATTGATGATATTATAAAAACTCTTCCAAAACCTTTAAAAATTACTGATATGAGGTTTATGTATCCAAGAGTGAATAAAAATGCTTCATTAGTTATGATTAGGGCTAAAAGACATGCAAAATCTATGGTTAAAATACATCCTCCATTAATTGGATTTGAAGGTGAAGAGTATTCAAAAGAAGCAAGTGAAATATATAAAAAAGCTAACACCAAAAGTATAAAACAATGAAAAATGGAAAATGTAAAATGGAAAATAAAAATATAATTTGTAAAGATGGATTTGAGTTTTGTTTTGATAGTGATGCTTGTAAAAGTTGTGAAGGGAGTTGTTGTATTGGGGAGAGTGGTTATATTTGGGTTAGTTTTGAGGAGATAAAAAATATTTCTAAATTTTTAAATATTGATGAAAATATTTTTATTGATAAATTTTTAATAAAAGTAGGGTATAAATATTCTATAAAAGAAAGACCTTATAAAGATGGGTATGCGTGTATTTTTTTTGAAAATGGATGCAGTATTTATCCTGTTAGGCCAACTCAATGTAGAACATTTCCTTTTTGGGATTATTTTAAAAATAATATTGAAGAATTAAAAAAAGAGTGTCCAGGAATAATAGAAATTGAGAATGGAGAATGAAGAGTTGAAAATTAAACAAATATACCAATATACAAATATACTGATAACACTGTTTTTTTTACTTTTTATTATTGGTTGTAGTGCTAAAAAACCTCAAATTGGGAAAAAAGCTTTTGATAAAGAAGATGAGTATATAATGAAAGCACTATTTTTTGAATCAAATGGTGATTATAATAAATCAATTCCTATTTATGAATTTTTATATAAAAAGACTAATAAAAGAATTTATTTAGATAAAAAAATTGAAGATTTATTTTATTCTAAAAAATATAATGATGTAATTAAAGAAGTTGAAGATTTATGTAAAAAGAAACTTTGTGATGATAAAATTCTAAGATATGAAGTTTTTGCTTATTTAAATTTAGGAAAATTAAATGAAGCAAAAGAGCTTCTACTTAGAAAATTAAATAAAAAAGATGAATTTTTTTATTCTGTAATGAGTTATATTTTAATAAGTGAGGGAAAAGAATCATTAGCATTAGAATATATAAAATCATTATATGCTTTAAATCCAAATAAAAATAATTTGTTAAAACTTAGTGATTTTTTAATTAAATTAAAAAAATATAATGAAGCATTAGCTTATCTTAGGACACATTTAAAGATGTATGGGTGTGATTATGATATATGCATTAGACTTGCAGATGTTTATAAAAGTTTATATGATTATGATAATTTAGCAAATATTTATGAAAAATTAGGTGTTTATGATATTAAATTTTATATTTTGGCTTTTAATATTTATATCCAAAATAAAGAGTTTAAAAAAGCTGAGAGATTAATAAAAACGGCTAAATTAGGAGATGAATATTATTTATTTTTATATTTAGCAAAAAAAGATTATAAAAAAGCAGCATATAAATCATTAGAGTTATATGATAAAACAGGAAAATTAAATTATTTAATAAAATATTGTGAATATTTATATGCTTCTCATCCTACAAAAGAGGAGTTAAGAGATATTATTGATAGGTTAAAATTTGTAGTAAATATTAAAAAAGATGCATATTTATATAATTTTTTAGGATATATTCTTATTGATAATAATATTAATGTTAAAGAAGGTATTAAATATGTTCAAAAAGCCTTAAATTTAGACCCTACAAACGAAGAGTATATTGATTCGTTGGCTTGGGGATATTATAAACTTAAAAAATGTAAAGAAGCAAAAGAGTTAATTGATTATGTTAAGTTAAAAGATAAAACAATTTTAAGGCATAAAAAGCTTATTAATCAGTGTATAAAGGAGAATAATGATTTTAGACAAAATAATAAATCAAATAAAAATAGACTTAGAAAAAAGAAAAAATGAATTTAATATTGATGACTTTTTAAAAAGAAAAAGAACTTTTAGAGATGTTAAAAAGGCTTTAAAATCTACTACTGACAATCCTTATAGAATAATTGCTGAGATAAAAAAAGCTTCTCCAAGTAAAGGAATTATAAGAGAAAATTTTGACCCAATTGAAATAGCAAAAGATTATATTGAAGTTGCTGATGCAATAAGTATTTTAACTGAACCTCATTTTTTTAAAGGAAGTTTAGAGTATTTAAAAGAAATAGATAAATTTTCAAATATTCCACTTTTGAGGAAAGATTTTATAATAGATGAATTTCAGATAGCAGAAGCTTATTATTATGGAGCTGATTTTATTTTATTAATTGCAAAAGCGTTAGATGTTAAAGATTTGAAAAAGTTATATAATTTTGCTAAAAATATTGGACTTGAAGTACTCTTTGAAATTCATGATAAAGAAGATTTAGAAAAAGCATTAGAAGTGGGAGCTGAAATAATAGGATTTAATCATCGAAATTTAAAAACTTTTGAAATGGATATGGATTTAAGTGAGAAATTAATTCCTTTTTTACCAAAAGATATTATAATA
This Caminibacter mediatlanticus TB-2 DNA region includes the following protein-coding sequences:
- a CDS encoding 4Fe-4S binding protein; this encodes MALNVDFKLKAPENTPVWVDEAICKSCELCVDFCPTGVLEMVPDPHNILGQMVKVTHPEWCIGCNECELECPDFCIFVADRSEYKFKKLNEVKKLKGEK
- a CDS encoding 2-oxoglutarate synthase subunit alpha; its protein translation is MPREIVSTGNQLAALAAIDAGCRFFGGYPITPSSEVAHEMSKLLPKVGGVFIQMEDEIAGISVALGASMSGVKSMTNTSGPGISLKAEQIGLAFMAEVPLVITNVMRGGPSTGLPTRPQQGDILQAQAPTHGDYKSITLCAGSLDECYTEVVRAFNIAEELMTPVFVLLDETLGHMVGKAVLPDKEEVEKNIVNRKVYEGDPLTYEPYNVGPNEPAVLNPFFKGYRYHVTGLHHGPTGFPTEDAKLCQELIDRLFNKIESRRKDLLESYEEFMIDDAEILIIAYGSVSLAAKEAIRELREEGIKVGLFRPITLWPSPEEKIDEVCKKFDKVLVTEMNQGQYFKEIQRASGRKADTFATLFKANGRPISPAEIKAKIKEMV
- a CDS encoding 2-oxoacid:acceptor oxidoreductase family protein; this encodes MKKQLRFTGVGGQGVLLAGEILARAYVKAGKYGVQVGTYTSQVRGGPTKVDIILDDETILYPYAVDGEIDFMLSVADKSYQLFKDGVKEGGIIVYEPNLVYPSEDDKARWKMFPIEVITIAKEKVGNVITQSVVALAIATRMNNIDKDLVFQAMIETVPSKAVEINKKAFELGYQEAEEVLAKYS
- a CDS encoding tRNA1(Val) (adenine(37)-N6)-methyltransferase, yielding MILYQPKNGYCYNSDTMFLYDFISKLNIKGDVLEVGGGCGVLGLLIKRDFPKINLTIIEKQKVMYDFTLKNSKENNLEAEVINADFLEYKFDKKFSFIISNPPFYKGTLKSENEIKKIARYEEYLPMEEFFNKVNSLLVENGEFIFCYDAKRIDDIIKTLPKPLKITDMRFMYPRVNKNASLVMIRAKRHAKSMVKIHPPLIGFEGEEYSKEASEIYKKANTKSIKQ
- the kdsB gene encoding 3-deoxy-manno-octulosonate cytidylyltransferase; its protein translation is MIIIPARLSSSRLPNKVLADINGIPMIIRCANIAKEIDDVVIATDSEEVIKVCKKYNFEAILTDKNHKSGSDRIKEASDILKLDKNELIINMQGDEPFLEAEILEKVKNTLKENKENFNMVSCYKEISEIEAEDPNIVKVIIDYNNFAIYFSRSKIPYNRDNNPHIYYGHIGIYGFDKKSLDEFVTMKGNLEHIEKLEQLRVIENGKKIKMIKVKTNSFGIDTIDDLKKAIEFAKKVDK
- a CDS encoding YkgJ family cysteine cluster protein, yielding MKNGKCKMENKNIICKDGFEFCFDSDACKSCEGSCCIGESGYIWVSFEEIKNISKFLNIDENIFIDKFLIKVGYKYSIKERPYKDGYACIFFENGCSIYPVRPTQCRTFPFWDYFKNNIEELKKECPGIIEIENGE
- the pdxA gene encoding 4-hydroxythreonine-4-phosphate dehydrogenase, with protein sequence MKVAISIGDLNGVGIEIAIKSHEEIKKYVRPIYCINKTMLNKAAKLLNYKIPHDFEIEEVKGDFEIKPGIVDAKSGEYSFNSFLKAIELAKTNKVDAITTLPINKEAWNKAGIKYKGHTEVLRDIFKKDAIMMLGCEKLYVALFTEHIPLKEIFKKIKKDNLVKFFLDFYNSTHFEKIGVLGLNPHAGDGGVLGDEEINEIIPAIKEANNILKKEVFYGPLVPDTAFSKKKGNFIAMYHDQGLAPLKALYFDESINVSLNLPILRTSVDHGTAFDIAYKKIAKNKSYINAIKYIKT
- a CDS encoding 2-oxoglutarate ferredoxin oxidoreductase subunit beta, with the protein product MAFNYDYYLRTDKMPTLWCWGCGDGIIMKAMIRAFAKLGWDKNDICIVSGIGCSGRFSSYIDANTVHTTHGRTVAYATGIKLANPDKHVIVVAGDGDGLAIGGNHTIHGARRNIDLNFVLINNFIYGLTNSQVSPTTPKGMWTVTTQYGNIDPTFDACDLAIGAGATFVGRESVSEPLKLERMFIKGFEHKGFSFFDVHSNCHVNLGRKNKMAKAKQNMDWIEENLISKAKWDKLSKEEQYKLKKEGKFPRGILHHVEEPEYCEEYYKMVEKVRGN
- a CDS encoding tetratricopeptide repeat protein; amino-acid sequence: MENEELKIKQIYQYTNILITLFFLLFIIGCSAKKPQIGKKAFDKEDEYIMKALFFESNGDYNKSIPIYEFLYKKTNKRIYLDKKIEDLFYSKKYNDVIKEVEDLCKKKLCDDKILRYEVFAYLNLGKLNEAKELLLRKLNKKDEFFYSVMSYILISEGKESLALEYIKSLYALNPNKNNLLKLSDFLIKLKKYNEALAYLRTHLKMYGCDYDICIRLADVYKSLYDYDNLANIYEKLGVYDIKFYILAFNIYIQNKEFKKAERLIKTAKLGDEYYLFLYLAKKDYKKAAYKSLELYDKTGKLNYLIKYCEYLYASHPTKEELRDIIDRLKFVVNIKKDAYLYNFLGYILIDNNINVKEGIKYVQKALNLDPTNEEYIDSLAWGYYKLKKCKEAKELIDYVKLKDKTILRHKKLINQCIKENNDFRQNNKSNKNRLRKKKK
- the sucD gene encoding succinate--CoA ligase subunit alpha; translation: MSILVNKDTKVIVQGFTGKEGTFHSEQCMAYGTNIVGGVTPNKGGMTHLGKPVFNTVEEAVKATGATVSMIFVPPAFVADAVMEAADAGIELAVIITEGAPVKDMMYAKHYAVKKGMKTIGPNCPGIITAEECKIGIMPGNIFKKGNVGLISKSGTLTYEASNQVVKEGLGITTAVGIGGDPIIGLSYKELLPMFEEDDETEAIVMIGEIGGDLEIQAAKLIKEKISKPVIAFIAGQTAPKGKRMGHAGAIISGSKGTAAEKMAALEEAGAYVVKSPADIGATVAKALKERK
- the trpC gene encoding indole-3-glycerol phosphate synthase TrpC, translating into MILDKIINQIKIDLEKRKNEFNIDDFLKRKRTFRDVKKALKSTTDNPYRIIAEIKKASPSKGIIRENFDPIEIAKDYIEVADAISILTEPHFFKGSLEYLKEIDKFSNIPLLRKDFIIDEFQIAEAYYYGADFILLIAKALDVKDLKKLYNFAKNIGLEVLFEIHDKEDLEKALEVGAEIIGFNHRNLKTFEMDMDLSEKLIPFLPKDIIIVAESGINNKEIIKQLHKNGVDAFLIGEYFMRLDDIKKGIKQLKGR